A part of Deinococcus aerius genomic DNA contains:
- a CDS encoding penicillin-binding protein, whose product MKRAPLLTLLLALGTPAGALVRLGDPLPTHPWKSADRELIVVYSHDCGDLGELWGAVLAAGLPVRAVNAEDIPAPAPKGVNVWRGPEATAFARALRVGTYPAVLLVREGRVLNAWEGTFAGDLGLAGKD is encoded by the coding sequence ATGAAACGCGCGCCCCTGCTCACGCTGCTGCTGGCCCTGGGCACCCCCGCTGGTGCCCTCGTGCGGCTGGGCGACCCCCTGCCCACCCATCCCTGGAAGAGCGCCGACCGCGAGCTGATCGTGGTCTACTCGCACGACTGCGGCGACCTGGGCGAACTGTGGGGCGCCGTCCTCGCCGCCGGGCTCCCCGTACGCGCCGTGAACGCCGAAGACATCCCTGCCCCCGCCCCGAAAGGCGTGAACGTGTGGCGCGGCCCCGAGGCGACCGCCTTCGCCCGCGCGCTGCGCGTCGGCACGTACCCCGCCGTCCTCCTCGTGCGCGAGGGCCGCGTCCTCAACGCCTGGGAGGGAACCTTCGCGGGGGATTTGGGGTTGGCGGGGAAGGACTGA
- the pyrF gene encoding orotidine-5'-phosphate decarboxylase: MTFAAAVTDRTRHLRTRLCVGLDPRADAYRDLAHLREHTLDVLEATAPFAACVKPQLAFFEALGVPGLTLLEEVCAAARLLGLPVILDGKRGDIGSTASAYARGWLTGPHAGDALTVNPFLGFGTLTPFVEAARANGGAIFVLVKTSNPDQADVQGQGVSERVAVEVARLGAEEEGEYAGVGAVVGATHPQDLALFRSLMPRALLLLPGLGAQGGTAAALAPAFHPGGTGALASASRAVQYASGLSVAASREAARRLRDELNAALE; this comes from the coding sequence ATGACCTTTGCCGCCGCCGTCACCGACCGCACCCGCCACCTCAGGACCCGGCTGTGCGTGGGTCTCGACCCCCGGGCGGACGCCTACCGCGACCTCGCGCACCTCCGGGAACACACGCTGGACGTGCTGGAGGCCACCGCCCCCTTCGCCGCCTGCGTCAAGCCGCAGCTCGCCTTTTTCGAGGCGCTGGGGGTGCCCGGTCTCACGCTGCTGGAGGAGGTCTGCGCCGCCGCCCGGCTCCTGGGCCTGCCCGTGATCCTCGACGGCAAGCGGGGCGACATCGGCTCGACCGCCTCGGCCTACGCGCGGGGCTGGCTGACGGGGCCGCATGCCGGGGATGCCCTGACCGTGAACCCCTTCCTGGGCTTCGGCACGCTGACCCCCTTCGTGGAGGCGGCGCGGGCCAACGGCGGCGCGATCTTCGTCCTGGTGAAGACGAGTAACCCCGACCAGGCGGACGTGCAGGGCCAGGGGGTCAGCGAGCGCGTGGCGGTGGAGGTCGCCCGGCTGGGGGCCGAGGAGGAGGGGGAATACGCGGGCGTCGGCGCGGTGGTCGGCGCAACGCACCCGCAGGACCTCGCCCTCTTCCGCTCGCTGATGCCGCGCGCCCTGCTGCTGCTCCCCGGGCTGGGGGCCCAGGGCGGGACGGCGGCGGCGCTCGCCCCGGCCTTCCACCCCGGGGGCACCGGCGCCCTGGCGAGCGCGAGCCGGGCCGTCCAGTACGCGAGTGGCCTGAGCGTGGCGGCCAGCCGGGAGGCGGCGCGGCGGCTGAGGGACGAGCTGAACGCGGCGCTGGAGTAG
- a CDS encoding WecB/TagA/CpsF family glycosyltransferase, which produces MASPQPSPQPRLTLFDLPLDVITLPATLDRLGEWMFRAPRAPHTVVTLNPEFIVQSRTHPEFVQAIQEADLVTADGVGIVWAARQLHGREVPRAPGYDIVKGLMERHGADLRVFFLGAKPGVAEQAAQNAVRDYGIQVAGVHHGYFDLPEDRRVAELVGSSQAHLVLTGMGAGRQETFNQYWRQVLGAPVIIGCGGVIDVFAGTADLAPAWTRKLGVEFIWRVGLDRRRWNRAPRLAQFVRLVQAEKRRAGGR; this is translated from the coding sequence ATGGCTTCACCCCAACCCAGCCCCCAGCCGCGCCTCACCCTGTTCGACCTGCCGCTGGACGTGATCACGCTGCCCGCGACGCTCGACCGCCTCGGCGAGTGGATGTTCCGCGCCCCCCGCGCTCCCCACACGGTCGTCACCCTGAACCCCGAGTTCATCGTGCAGTCGCGCACCCATCCCGAGTTCGTGCAGGCCATTCAGGAGGCCGACCTCGTCACCGCCGACGGGGTGGGCATCGTCTGGGCCGCCCGGCAACTGCATGGCCGCGAGGTGCCCCGCGCCCCCGGCTACGACATCGTGAAGGGCCTGATGGAGCGGCACGGCGCCGACCTGCGGGTGTTCTTCCTGGGGGCCAAGCCCGGGGTCGCCGAGCAGGCCGCGCAGAATGCCGTTCGTGACTACGGCATTCAGGTCGCCGGGGTCCACCACGGCTACTTCGACCTCCCCGAGGACCGGCGGGTGGCCGAACTTGTCGGGTCCTCCCAGGCGCACCTCGTCCTGACGGGCATGGGGGCCGGGCGGCAGGAGACCTTCAACCAGTACTGGCGGCAGGTGCTGGGGGCGCCCGTGATTATCGGCTGTGGGGGTGTCATCGACGTGTTCGCCGGAACGGCCGATCTCGCCCCCGCGTGGACGCGCAAGTTGGGGGTGGAGTTTATCTGGCGGGTGGGCTTGGACCGGAGGCGCTGGAACCGGGCGCCCCGGCTCGCGCAGTTTGTGCGGCTGGTGCAGGCGGAGAAGCGGCGGGCGGGGGGGCGGTAA
- a CDS encoding sensor domain-containing phosphodiesterase, which produces MASPESTHEMQRLEVLDRYGVLDTLPEVEFDRITRFVKRLLNVPIVVINFVAGGRTWLKSGVGTTLREMSRESACCGETIERGGPFTVADLRAHSRFRNDPMVQSWGARSYAGAPLTTPDGFRIGTLAVYDGQVREFSPEEQAFLLDLAAVVIDELELRLWVLQWKRAQERSEYLAHHDALTGLPNRLSLLDRTRQALHFAERHGTPVALMVLDLDRFKLINDSLGHAVGDELLRAVAERLGRMLRAEDTVARLGGDEFVVLLPELGEPLGAAWVAQRLQYALGEPFHVAGHDLRVGCSLGISLYPTDGQDAEALLRAADTAMYAAKVAGRGGYRFYVEEMTAAAQEKLRLRGRLAGALERGEFRLHYQPQVDLRTGRVLGAEALVRWPQPGGGWITPDQFIPVAEESGMILPLGEWVLREACRQFARWRERGDPDWTLAVNVSVRQWEAPHFLAQVTEVLRETGLPPARLILEVTESALLHDPEGTQGLARELADLGVRVALDDFGTGCSSLGQLQRLTIGQLKLDRSFVGPLSGWPRDQAIARTVVTLGHWLSVPTVGEGIETAEQLGVLRDLDCEVGQGFLLGSPLPPEEFESRYLHPGGGPLALF; this is translated from the coding sequence ATGGCGTCCCCCGAGTCCACCCACGAGATGCAGCGGCTGGAAGTGCTGGACCGGTACGGGGTGCTGGACACGCTCCCGGAAGTGGAGTTCGACCGCATCACGCGCTTTGTCAAGCGCCTCCTGAACGTCCCGATTGTCGTCATCAACTTCGTGGCGGGCGGGCGCACCTGGCTCAAGTCCGGCGTGGGAACGACCCTGCGGGAGATGAGTCGGGAGAGCGCCTGTTGCGGCGAGACCATCGAGCGCGGCGGCCCCTTCACGGTGGCCGACCTGCGGGCCCACTCCCGGTTTCGCAACGACCCCATGGTGCAGTCCTGGGGGGCCCGCTCCTACGCTGGGGCGCCCCTCACCACCCCCGACGGGTTTCGCATCGGCACCCTGGCGGTGTACGACGGCCAGGTCCGCGAGTTCAGCCCCGAGGAGCAGGCCTTCTTGCTCGACCTCGCCGCCGTGGTGATCGACGAGCTGGAGCTGCGGCTGTGGGTCTTGCAGTGGAAGCGCGCCCAGGAGCGCAGCGAGTACCTCGCCCACCACGACGCCCTGACCGGGCTGCCCAACCGCCTGAGCCTGCTCGACCGCACCCGGCAGGCGCTGCACTTCGCCGAGCGGCACGGCACCCCTGTGGCGCTGATGGTGCTCGACCTCGACCGCTTCAAGCTGATCAACGACTCGCTGGGGCACGCCGTCGGCGACGAGCTGCTGCGGGCGGTGGCCGAGCGGCTGGGCCGGATGCTGCGCGCCGAGGACACGGTCGCCCGGCTGGGCGGGGACGAGTTCGTGGTGCTGCTCCCCGAACTCGGTGAGCCGCTGGGGGCCGCCTGGGTCGCCCAGCGGCTGCAATACGCCCTGGGCGAGCCGTTCCACGTGGCCGGGCACGACCTGCGGGTGGGGTGCAGCCTCGGCATCAGCCTGTACCCCACCGACGGCCAGGATGCCGAGGCCCTGCTGCGGGCCGCCGACACGGCGATGTACGCGGCCAAGGTCGCCGGGCGGGGCGGGTACCGCTTCTACGTCGAGGAGATGACGGCCGCCGCCCAGGAGAAACTGCGGTTGCGCGGGCGCCTGGCCGGGGCGCTGGAGCGGGGCGAGTTCCGGCTGCACTATCAGCCCCAGGTGGACCTGCGGACGGGGCGGGTGCTGGGGGCCGAGGCGCTCGTGCGCTGGCCCCAGCCCGGGGGGGGCTGGATTACCCCGGACCAGTTCATCCCGGTCGCCGAGGAGAGCGGCATGATCCTGCCGCTCGGCGAGTGGGTGCTGCGCGAGGCCTGCCGCCAGTTCGCGCGCTGGCGGGAGCGGGGCGACCCCGACTGGACCCTGGCGGTGAACGTGTCCGTGCGCCAGTGGGAGGCCCCGCACTTCCTCGCCCAGGTCACGGAGGTGTTGCGGGAAACGGGCCTGCCCCCCGCGCGCCTGATCCTGGAGGTGACGGAGAGTGCCCTGCTGCACGACCCCGAGGGCACGCAGGGGCTCGCCCGGGAACTCGCCGACCTGGGGGTGCGGGTGGCGCTGGACGACTTCGGGACGGGGTGCTCCAGCCTGGGGCAGCTCCAGCGCCTGACCATCGGGCAACTCAAGCTCGACCGCTCCTTCGTGGGACCCCTCTCGGGCTGGCCCCGGGACCAGGCCATCGCCCGCACGGTGGTCACCCTGGGCCACTGGCTCTCCGTCCCCACCGTCGGCGAGGGCATCGAGACGGCCGAGCAGCTCGGCGTGCTGCGGGACCTCGATTGCGAGGTCGGGCAGGGCTTCCTGCTGGGCTCCCCCCTGCCGCCCGAGGAGTTCGAGTCACGCTACCTCCACCCCGGCGGCGGGCCGCTCGCCCTGTTCTGA
- a CDS encoding U32 family peptidase: MPRARVKPEVMSPVGGWPQLRAAVEAGADAVFFGVEGFHARAKVGFTNEELPDLMRALHERGVLGFVTFNILVFDRELRGAERQLIHLAESGVDAIIVQDHGVARLAHEICPDLPIHGSTQMSITSAEGAELARRFGASRVVLGRELSLRDIGRIAAATDMELETFVHGALCVSYSGQCFSSEAWGGRSANRGQCAQACRLPYEMLVDGVHRDLGDARYLLSPGDLYALHQVPDLVNLGVNCLKIEGRYKDADFVALTTAAYRKAVDEAWAGLPLSVTPGEERDLEQVYSRGLGPHFISGTNHQGVVRGRAPRHRGVRVGTVRGTTERGVLVELSEEVKPGDGLVFDPANWRTPEGREEGGFLYGLWQRGRQVEAVRPGETAELRFGRGAVDPSRVRVGDPVWRTHDPTLGTRVRPLLEAHDPIHTRPVTAHFRGHVGEVPALTLTDEGGRSVTVTLEGPLQPARNRAVDEAGLREQLGKLGGTGYHLAGLSADLSGPGFLPVSALNALRREAVEGLTALRGQAPERRITPRLDEVLREVAPQLSAHAPQPRLHVLVRTPEQLDAALAERPDSITLDYLELYGLKPSVERVRDAGIPVRVASPRILKPTEQNLQKFLLSLNADILVRSGGLLEGLQEAPNLPTLTGDFSLNAANVLTTRALLDLGLNRVTPTHDLNARQVTELAALVGPGRLEVIAYQHLPVFHTEHCVFCRFLSQGTDYTNCGHPCESHRVALRDERGVAHPVMADVGCRNTVFEGRPQVAGAHLTTWLDSGLRDFRLEFVHETPEGVREVIRAHRAFLMGELSAPALAARLQALSDQGTTEGSLFVPEGFDRLPALPVL, encoded by the coding sequence ATGCCCAGAGCCCGCGTGAAACCCGAAGTGATGAGCCCCGTCGGCGGCTGGCCGCAACTGCGCGCGGCGGTCGAGGCTGGGGCGGACGCCGTGTTCTTCGGGGTGGAGGGCTTTCACGCCCGGGCCAAGGTGGGTTTCACGAACGAGGAGCTGCCCGACCTCATGCGGGCGCTCCACGAGCGCGGCGTGCTGGGCTTCGTCACCTTCAACATCCTGGTGTTCGACCGCGAGCTGCGGGGGGCCGAGCGGCAACTCATCCACCTCGCCGAGTCGGGCGTGGACGCGATCATCGTGCAGGATCACGGGGTCGCGCGGCTGGCGCACGAGATCTGCCCCGACCTCCCCATCCACGGCTCCACCCAGATGAGCATCACCTCCGCCGAGGGCGCCGAACTCGCCCGCCGCTTCGGGGCGAGCCGGGTGGTGCTGGGCCGGGAGTTGTCGTTGCGCGACATCGGGCGCATCGCGGCGGCGACGGACATGGAACTGGAAACCTTCGTCCACGGGGCGCTGTGCGTGAGCTACTCGGGTCAATGCTTCTCCTCGGAGGCGTGGGGCGGAAGGAGTGCCAACCGCGGCCAGTGCGCCCAGGCGTGCCGCCTGCCCTACGAGATGCTGGTGGACGGCGTTCACCGCGACCTCGGCGACGCGCGCTACCTCCTCTCGCCCGGCGACCTGTACGCCCTGCATCAGGTGCCCGACCTCGTGAATCTCGGCGTGAACTGCCTGAAGATCGAGGGCCGCTACAAGGACGCCGATTTCGTGGCCCTCACGACCGCCGCCTACCGCAAGGCCGTGGACGAGGCCTGGGCGGGCCTGCCCCTGAGCGTGACCCCGGGGGAGGAGCGCGACCTGGAGCAGGTCTACTCGCGTGGGCTGGGGCCGCACTTCATCTCCGGGACGAATCACCAGGGGGTTGTGCGCGGGCGGGCCCCCCGTCACCGGGGCGTGCGCGTCGGCACCGTGCGCGGCACCACCGAGCGCGGCGTCCTCGTGGAACTCTCGGAGGAGGTGAAGCCCGGCGACGGCCTGGTGTTCGACCCCGCCAACTGGCGCACCCCCGAGGGCCGCGAGGAGGGCGGCTTCCTGTACGGCCTGTGGCAGCGCGGGCGGCAGGTGGAGGCCGTGCGGCCCGGCGAGACGGCGGAGTTGCGCTTCGGGCGCGGCGCCGTGGACCCCTCCCGGGTGCGCGTCGGCGACCCGGTATGGCGCACCCACGACCCGACTCTGGGCACCCGGGTCAGGCCGCTGCTGGAGGCCCACGACCCCATCCACACCCGTCCCGTCACCGCCCACTTCCGCGGTCATGTCGGCGAGGTGCCCGCCCTCACCCTCACGGACGAGGGGGGCCGCAGCGTCACCGTCACCCTGGAAGGCCCCCTCCAGCCCGCCCGCAACCGGGCAGTGGACGAGGCGGGATTGCGCGAGCAGCTCGGCAAGCTGGGGGGCACGGGGTATCACCTCGCGGGCCTGAGCGCCGACCTCTCCGGCCCCGGCTTCCTGCCCGTCTCGGCCCTGAACGCGCTGCGCCGCGAGGCGGTCGAGGGGCTCACGGCCCTACGCGGCCAGGCCCCCGAGCGCCGCATTACCCCCCGGCTGGACGAGGTGCTGCGGGAGGTCGCCCCGCAACTCAGCGCCCACGCCCCACAACCCCGCCTCCACGTCCTCGTCCGCACGCCCGAGCAACTCGACGCCGCGCTCGCCGAACGGCCCGACTCGATCACGCTCGACTACCTGGAGCTGTACGGCCTCAAGCCCAGCGTGGAGCGGGTGCGCGACGCGGGCATTCCCGTGCGGGTCGCCAGCCCCCGCATCCTCAAGCCCACCGAGCAGAACCTCCAGAAGTTCCTGCTGTCGCTGAACGCGGACATCCTGGTGCGCTCGGGCGGTCTGTTGGAAGGCTTGCAGGAGGCCCCGAACCTCCCCACCCTGACGGGCGACTTCAGCCTGAACGCGGCCAACGTCCTCACGACCCGGGCGCTCCTCGACCTGGGGCTGAACCGGGTCACGCCCACCCACGACCTCAACGCGCGGCAGGTCACCGAACTCGCCGCGCTCGTGGGGCCGGGGCGGCTGGAGGTCATCGCCTACCAGCACCTCCCCGTCTTCCACACCGAGCATTGCGTGTTTTGCCGCTTCCTGTCCCAGGGCACCGACTACACCAACTGCGGCCACCCCTGCGAGTCCCACCGGGTCGCCCTGCGCGACGAGCGCGGCGTCGCCCACCCCGTCATGGCCGACGTGGGCTGCCGCAACACGGTGTTCGAGGGCCGTCCCCAGGTCGCGGGCGCACACCTGACGACGTGGCTGGACTCGGGCCTGCGCGACTTCCGCCTGGAGTTCGTCCACGAGACGCCCGAGGGGGTGCGCGAGGTCATCCGTGCCCACCGGGCCTTCCTGATGGGGGAACTGAGTGCCCCGGCCCTCGCAGCCCGCTTGCAGGCCCTCTCCGACCAGGGGACCACCGAAGGGAGCCTCTTCGTGCCGGAGGGCTTCGACCGCCTGCCCGCCCTTCCCGTCCTCTGA
- the bshC gene encoding bacillithiol biosynthesis cysteine-adding enzyme BshC, with protein sequence MARSIAAAYRAGDLPGFFRLGPGDLGAAVGETRPDVDRAALADALRAYHRDLETLDAGVEALLTRLAHPASRVIVTGQQAGLLTGPAYSVHKGADAALLARQLDREDAPVVAVYWVASQDHDAAEVASTTLLDHAEVLHRLTLDLPQGVPVGRVPWRAEWTDEVYALLDRFDTAPEYRESMRARVERAVRGGGSYADIFARLVHGLLSPAGLLVLDPLHPALAALMAPTLARELERPLEGPARIEAAAQRLEAEGFIPQLRRPAGATNLFLEEEDGGRRLLRFDGRNFSTETRSYTREEVESILKADPSRLTPAAGLRPVVQDALLPTLAFVVGPGEIAYGAQLAEVYELHGLRQPLLWPRLSVTWLEPNVARLLARLGATAAQVQADPEGVLGRALARERGAAALSAERLSALDAELRALTADLAALDPTLARAAERTRSRTTARVAHLQTLSARALARQEDDRTRQLTRLKLHLLPNGVPQEREMNFLTFLLKHGEAPLRTLLSLAPGTQAEVPIP encoded by the coding sequence GTGGCGAGGAGCATCGCGGCGGCATACCGGGCGGGCGACCTGCCCGGCTTTTTCCGGCTGGGGCCGGGGGACCTGGGGGCGGCAGTTGGGGAGACCCGGCCCGACGTGGACCGCGCCGCCCTCGCCGACGCGCTGCGGGCCTACCACCGCGACCTGGAAACACTGGACGCCGGGGTGGAGGCCCTCCTCACCCGCCTGGCCCACCCCGCCTCCCGGGTGATCGTGACGGGGCAGCAGGCGGGGCTCCTCACCGGCCCGGCCTACAGCGTCCACAAGGGGGCGGACGCGGCCCTCCTCGCCCGTCAGCTCGACCGGGAGGACGCCCCGGTGGTCGCCGTGTACTGGGTCGCCAGCCAGGACCACGACGCGGCGGAGGTCGCCTCCACGACTCTGCTCGACCACGCCGAGGTGTTGCACCGCCTGACGCTGGACCTGCCGCAGGGGGTGCCGGTGGGCCGGGTGCCGTGGAGGGCGGAGTGGACAGACGAGGTTTACGCCCTGCTGGACCGTTTCGACACGGCCCCCGAGTACCGCGAGTCCATGCGGGCGCGGGTGGAACGGGCCGTGCGAGGAGGAGGCAGTTACGCCGACATATTCGCCCGGCTGGTTCACGGCCTGCTCTCCCCCGCCGGGCTGCTCGTGCTTGACCCGCTGCATCCGGCCCTAGCCGCGCTCATGGCCCCCACCCTGGCGCGCGAGCTGGAGCGGCCCCTGGAAGGTCCGGCGCGAATCGAGGCGGCGGCACAGCGGCTGGAGGCGGAGGGCTTCATCCCCCAACTGCGCCGCCCGGCGGGGGCCACGAACCTCTTTCTGGAGGAGGAGGACGGCGGGCGGCGACTGCTGCGGTTCGATGGGCGAAACTTCAGCACGGAGACGAGGTCCTATACCCGGGAGGAGGTTGAGTCCATCCTGAAGGCCGACCCCTCGCGCCTCACCCCGGCGGCGGGGTTGCGTCCGGTCGTGCAGGATGCGCTGCTGCCCACGCTGGCCTTTGTCGTCGGGCCGGGCGAAATCGCCTACGGGGCGCAGCTTGCCGAGGTCTACGAGCTTCACGGACTGCGTCAACCCCTGCTGTGGCCGCGCCTGAGTGTGACATGGCTGGAGCCCAACGTGGCGCGGCTGCTCGCGCGGCTGGGGGCGACGGCGGCGCAGGTGCAGGCCGACCCGGAGGGGGTACTGGGGAGGGCGCTGGCGCGGGAACGGGGAGCGGCGGCCCTCTCCGCCGAGCGACTATCCGCGCTGGACGCCGAGTTGCGGGCCCTGACCGCCGACCTCGCCGCCCTCGACCCCACGCTGGCACGGGCCGCCGAACGCACCCGCAGCCGCACGACTGCCCGCGTCGCGCACCTCCAGACCCTCTCCGCCCGCGCCCTGGCTCGCCAGGAGGACGACCGGACGCGGCAGCTCACGCGCCTGAAACTGCACCTGCTACCGAACGGCGTGCCCCAGGAACGCGAGATGAACTTCCTGACCTTCCTGCTCAAGCACGGGGAGGCGCCGCTGAGGACGCTCCTCAGCCTCGCGCCGGGGACGCAGGCGGAGGTGCCAATTCCCTGA
- a CDS encoding DUF402 domain-containing protein, protein MPGAEAVKTERHDVAARLHHTNTGLRPVHTYREHPHGLFVARDFVTHPRIRHWQANLLPALGVVVCRYDFHGPREHDYYIDIATITRSGDLWSVRDHYLDVIVHDGVAAEIMDTEELVAAHEAGLIGDGELHRAVATAHRVLSGLARARYSVPEWLGEQGVEVKWLPTEEYATA, encoded by the coding sequence ATGCCCGGAGCGGAAGCTGTCAAAACTGAGCGGCACGACGTGGCGGCGCGGCTGCACCACACGAACACCGGCCTCCGCCCCGTTCACACCTACCGTGAGCATCCGCACGGCCTCTTCGTCGCGCGGGACTTCGTGACCCATCCCCGCATCCGGCACTGGCAGGCGAACCTGCTCCCCGCCCTGGGCGTGGTCGTCTGCCGCTACGACTTCCACGGCCCGCGCGAACACGACTACTACATCGACATAGCCACGATCACCCGGTCGGGCGACCTCTGGTCGGTGCGCGACCACTACCTCGACGTGATCGTTCACGACGGGGTCGCCGCCGAGATCATGGACACCGAGGAACTGGTCGCCGCCCATGAGGCGGGGCTCATCGGTGACGGCGAACTCCACCGGGCCGTGGCGACCGCCCACCGCGTCCTCTCCGGCCTGGCCCGTGCCCGCTACAGCGTCCCCGAGTGGCTGGGCGAGCAGGGGGTGGAAGTGAAGTGGCTGCCCACGGAGGAGTACGCGACGGCGTAG
- a CDS encoding GGDEF domain-containing protein, whose product MLNALFLNFCVLCTVTFVIGWTLRTVVLPQVWSQIALRALLTTASSFILIVNAVPLQGGASLDLRAVPVALATIGGGGLAGATVALPLMVYALWQGGGPGAVQVLHLALVVGLFALLRRRGTGSPETLGVSWWQPFVLFGGANLPLALGALLTTHDALLAVSSVLLITAAQGVGTVAAQAIVLTELRASERANVLRDFAYTDKLTGLGNRRALDEVLARPVPGTHLLLLDLDHFKAVNDTYGHAGGDLVLRAVAAVLREVVGEDGQVYRFGGEEFAVLFWGLTADQAGALAQDLRSQVAGQVGRRAGLPRLLVTLSAGLVALADSGTAVERADALLYRAKRGGRDRVEAELAVPALLEPGGTRRGWTR is encoded by the coding sequence ATGCTCAACGCCCTGTTTCTCAACTTCTGCGTGCTGTGTACGGTCACCTTCGTGATCGGCTGGACGCTGCGGACGGTGGTGCTGCCGCAGGTCTGGAGCCAGATCGCGCTGCGCGCCCTGCTGACGACCGCGAGCAGCTTCATCCTGATCGTCAACGCGGTCCCGCTGCAGGGCGGAGCGTCCCTGGACCTGCGGGCGGTGCCGGTCGCGCTGGCGACCATCGGCGGGGGCGGGCTGGCCGGGGCGACGGTCGCGCTGCCCCTGATGGTCTACGCGCTGTGGCAGGGGGGCGGGCCGGGCGCCGTTCAGGTCCTGCACCTGGCGCTGGTGGTGGGCCTCTTCGCCCTCCTGCGGCGGCGGGGCACGGGCTCGCCGGAGACGCTGGGCGTGTCCTGGTGGCAGCCCTTCGTGCTGTTCGGCGGGGCGAACCTGCCGCTGGCCCTGGGGGCGCTCCTGACCACCCACGACGCCCTGCTGGCCGTCTCCAGCGTGCTGCTGATCACTGCCGCCCAGGGCGTCGGGACCGTGGCCGCACAGGCCATCGTCCTGACGGAGCTGCGGGCCTCGGAGCGGGCGAACGTGCTGCGCGACTTCGCCTACACCGACAAGCTGACCGGCCTGGGCAACCGGCGCGCCCTCGACGAGGTGCTGGCCCGGCCAGTTCCCGGCACTCACCTACTGCTGCTCGACCTCGACCACTTCAAGGCGGTGAACGACACCTACGGCCACGCCGGGGGGGACCTCGTGCTGAGAGCCGTCGCCGCCGTGCTGCGCGAGGTCGTGGGGGAGGACGGGCAGGTCTACCGTTTCGGGGGGGAGGAATTCGCCGTCCTGTTCTGGGGGCTCACCGCCGACCAGGCGGGGGCGCTGGCCCAGGACCTGCGGAGCCAGGTCGCGGGGCAGGTGGGGCGCCGGGCGGGGCTGCCCCGGCTGCTCGTCACGCTCTCGGCCGGGCTGGTCGCCCTAGCGGACAGCGGGACGGCGGTGGAGCGCGCCGACGCCCTGCTCTACCGCGCCAAGCGCGGCGGGCGTGACCGGGTGGAGGCCGAACTCGCCGTCCCCGCCCTCCTAGAACCGGGCGGAACGCGGCGCGGCTGGACTCGGTAA
- a CDS encoding Crp/Fnr family transcriptional regulator, producing the protein MMSGPFGALPHEAQTQVVAAARVGRWARGGLLFHPEDPAETLFVLTRGSVRLYRLGAGAREVTLDVHGPGDLLGTGALLPGTSYGMYAEAMDDTEALLLGRETLARLTHAHPAVGVALTEQVTRQTRGVQERLSALVFMEVSQRLALALLTLAEREGPWPDGGTLALRERVSHQDLAHVVGSTRETITKLLGDFRARGLLDLGYRRIILTDRAGLMTAAREPLR; encoded by the coding sequence ATGATGTCCGGGCCGTTTGGGGCGCTGCCGCACGAGGCACAGACGCAGGTGGTGGCCGCAGCGCGGGTGGGCCGCTGGGCGCGCGGAGGATTGCTCTTTCACCCGGAGGACCCGGCCGAGACGCTGTTCGTCCTGACCCGCGGGAGCGTGAGGCTCTACCGGCTGGGCGCCGGGGCGCGGGAGGTCACGCTGGACGTGCACGGCCCCGGGGACCTGCTGGGCACGGGGGCGCTGCTGCCCGGCACCTCCTACGGGATGTACGCCGAGGCGATGGACGACACCGAGGCGCTGCTGCTGGGCCGCGAGACGCTCGCCCGCCTGACCCACGCCCACCCGGCGGTCGGCGTGGCCCTCACCGAGCAGGTCACCCGGCAGACGCGGGGCGTGCAGGAGCGGCTCTCGGCGCTGGTCTTCATGGAGGTGTCGCAGCGGCTGGCGCTGGCGCTCCTCACCCTCGCCGAGCGCGAGGGGCCGTGGCCCGACGGCGGCACGCTGGCCCTGCGCGAGCGGGTGTCGCACCAGGACCTCGCCCACGTGGTCGGCAGCACCCGCGAGACGATCACCAAGCTGCTGGGCGATTTCCGGGCGCGGGGGCTGCTCGACCTGGGCTACCGCCGCATCATCCTGACCGACCGCGCGGGCCTCATGACGGCGGCCCGCGAGCCGCTGCGGTAG